In Brachypodium distachyon strain Bd21 chromosome 5, Brachypodium_distachyon_v3.0, whole genome shotgun sequence, the genomic window AAGAATCTTATTTCTTGAAAAACTAATTCCCCGTAAAATCATATTGTTTAGATGTCATACTAAAAGGTCAAACATTTTGCTGAATCAGGCCATGTCCTGTGAACCAAGAGCTCTTATCTTTGGCCACTgcagatttcaccttttcgCAATCTATCTACCAGGATGAACTTTTGGATCTTGATAGGTAATCTGGCTGTTATGCTCTCTTGTCATATAaaatttttttcttggaaatttctgatttttttctgTGACAGTTGGGTGAAAGAGAACATGCTGGACCAGCTACAATTTGCTAGACAGAAGTTGACATATTGTTATctctctgctgctgctactataTTTCCTCCTGAATTGTCTGATGCTCGTATATCGTGGGCCAAAAATGGGGTGCTCACAACTGTTGTTGATGACTTCTTCGATGTTGGAGGATCaaaagaagaacttgaaaacctCATAGCATTAGTTGAGAAGTATGGTTCTTTAGCTTGTTGTCTTTGTCTGCACTTTCTTATCTAATGCTACCGTCTTACATATTGCTAGTAATTCATGTTCCCTGCTTTGCCGACTGTTTCCTTAGGTGGCATGAGCACCACGAAGATGAGTTCTACTCTGAGCAAGTAAAAATAGTATTTTCTGCTCTCTATACCACAGTGAACCAGCTTGGGTCAATGGCTTCTGCAGTACAAAACCGCTGTGTTACAAATCACCTGATAGAAGTTGTGAGTTTCATGTGCAGCGACCCCCCCGATTGTTAGTTGCATTGTGTTCAGTACTGACAGATTAAAATTTGTCTGCAGTGGCTACAGCTATTGAGGTCTATGATGACTGAGGCAGAATGGCAGAGGAGCCAATATGTGCCAACGATGGAGGAATACATGATGAATGGAGTTGTTTCATTCGCACTGGGGCCGATTGTGCTCCCAGCATTGTATTTTGTTGGGGAAAAGCTGTTGGACAGTGTTGTCAAAGATCAAGAGTACAGTGAGTTGTTTAGGCTAATGAGTACCTGTGGCCGTTTTCTGAATGACAGCCAAGGCTTTGAGGTATTTGGGCCTCATGAAAGATAATTCGTCTCTCTGCAGATACCATTCCCACTCATGTCTTTAGATTTTACATAGCTGCGTAAAAACATtgaatttttaaaatttatgtTCTATGATTCTGCCTATCATAtatacacattttttttagattacAGGAACCATGTTTATTATGTTGGACTACTTATTCTCACAATAGTCAAGATTATAGTCATTTATTATTAAAATGTTGTTAAACAATGCCTTCATTTTTACCTTTTTCGAACGGAACTTTCATGGAGGCTAGAAATTATAAATCAGAGAAAAAGGAGATATGGACACTGCTTGTTTGGTGGTTGGACATTATAATTGTGAAGATTAATCAGCTCTTTGCTTACAGTTTTACAATAAAAACAATTATAGGATTGTATAATGAACATATGCCTTGTGTGTGATATCTAATCAGACAAATCCAACTAATTGCTCATCAACTGCCATGCAGTTAAAAGTTTTAAATTGTACTAGTACTAATTTGTAATTGGATAACTAATATATTTGCTATCTTGTGTTGCAGCGGGAGGGCAGCGAGGGGAAACTGAATAGCGTTTCACTACTCGTTCTTCACAGTGGCGGTTCTATGTCAATAGAAGCGTCCAAGGAGGCAATACAGAAGTCCATAGTCACTTCTAGGAGAGACCTGCTAAGATTGGTCCTTAAGGAAGACACGGTTGTTCCTAAGCCATGCAAGGAGCTGTTCTGGAAGATGTGCAAGATACTAAACGTGTTCTACTTTCAGACTGATGGATTCAGCTCTCCAAAGGAAATGGCCAGCGCAGTGAATGCAGTTATCCACGAGCCACTCAAACTCAACGCTATGAATCCACCTGTGACTGTTTCGTCAGAATAACAATTTAACAATTTCCTGTGTTTGGTCGTGTTCATATGGGGCAGATCGCAGATGTAAAGATTACCGATTTCATCAGAATAACTTTTGATACTGTAAACGGGTTGATGTAAAGATTGAGGCAGGCTCaaggttaaaaaaaactgcGTGCGTTGTGACTATGAAAGTTCAATGCTATCTCTTAATGATTTTATTTATACTGAATCGTTACCATTTTGTTCTTGTTCAAATTACTGATTTCGGAATTGTCTTTTCCTGCTGTTACTGCAGCTGTGCACTTGCAACTATTTCCCCATATTTGGTGTGTACTTTGAGTCAAACTTATATGAAATATAGCCTTCTATATATGTacgattttctttttcacaaaATAGGTGTCAAACTTAAATGACCCGGACAGTTCCAAATCACTCGCTCACTGCCAAGTGCCAACGATTCGTGGAGATGGAACGCCTACGGCCGAATGGTTAGGTGATTTTCTTGGGGTTGTTTTCTATCATCGTCCCCGCGAGGTGAACAAGGGCACTGGCTAAGTTGGCCAAATGTATGCCAAGTTGCCAACCTATTCTTGGTTAGACCCCCTCCCTCTAGCATTAATGTACCTCTTTCCGTGAATGATGTAACTATTAGTTTGAGTTAATAAGAATGATTTTCTGCCAAAGAAGTGTGTCGAGTGTACCAAATAATGGCAAAATAATTGTTGCATCATCTCAAGTGTAGAGACGACAGATCATGATTCGATATTTCGTGCCACATACCAATGAGAAAGTAATTGTTGTTTACAAATTAcaaatgttcttttttttccgaatCGGACGACCCATTGAAACGGAAACCATGAGTTTCAAGTGCCATACATGGATaagcagaaaaagagaaagcaaTCACAAATCACAAATGTTCTTACTCAATAAAAACCACATTTCTGATCTACGAACCATACGTCAAAGATGAAGATCAGGCTAGTTTCACTGGAAAACCATgcacatacttcctccgatccatattacttgtctcaaatttgccaaaatatggatggatctatgtttaaaaagcgtttaggtacatgtaatatttcgacaaataatatgggtgggagggagtatataataaTCACTGTATTATTCATAAATCATAAACAAACACGGAACTAATACAATCATGTTCCATGATATCTTTCTGTCATGCAAAGCACGGATGATAGTACAATACCACAATGTTTACGATCAGCTTCCCTTATTCTAACGCACAAAGGTACGACATGCATACAATGTAAACGTACATTAACACGTATATTCACAAGCTTTCTGTATCATTTTGATGGCATAGCTTTCAAGCCCACACGTGTGGAGTAGCTCTGAGATGGAGGTCATACTTTCTGCTTAGCGTTAACTTAAATTTCTCGGACATGTCAAACGAAGCTACGGTAGCTCCATCAGGAAGCATCCAGTCGAAATGATACAGAAAGTGTGCCAACGCAACCTCCGTGAGTGATGAGCTGAATTGAATCCCCGGGCACTGCCGACGCCCAGCCCCAAAGGGAATGAATTCGGAGTATGTCCCATTGTAATCCATATTTTTGTTCTCGAACCTCTCAGGCTGGAAACTTTCAGGATTTTCCCAGTACTTTGGATCCCTGGAAATTGCGAAGATATTAACGTATACACTGGTGTTTTTAGGCACGTCATAACCCATAATTTTACAGTCCTCTCGGGCCATGCGGAAGAACAGAGGATTGGGTGGATGCAACCTAAGAACTTCCTTGATGACCATCCTCATGTAATGGAGTTCAGCAAGGTCGTTATTGGTAATAACAGCTCGGTCTTCACCTAGCACCTTACGGACCTCAAGCTGTGCCTTGGCCATAGCTTCAGGATGACGGATGAGCTCGGACATAATCCACTCCAAAAGTCTCCCTGTGGTCTCTGTGGCAGCTCCAAAAATTTCCTGCAAACGATGGTTGCGGTATATATTCATCTCACATCTCAGAGAATATAAATCAATATCAGTACTACCATAGAATACTCACAAACAAGACGGCGCCAATAGTCTTGGTGGTGAGAGGGAACGGGAGCGagtcctcctcctgcagccTGAGCAGCACGTTGAGCAGGTCGTCGTCGTTGGCGTTGAAGGCGAGGCTGCCGGCCGCTTTCGCCGCCTTGCGCCCCACGATGATGTCGTCGATGAGATTCTGCATGCAGCCGTAGCTCCTCTCCATCTTGCGCTCGCCATTGCTGAGCCACCTCACAAGCCGCGACGACGGGAAGAGGTCGACGAGGTAGAAGCCGCCCAGCAGCGACATGGCctcgtccagcgactggaggtaCTCGCGCTGCCGGGCGAATTTGCCCCCGAACACTGCCTCCGACGCCACGTCGTTGCTGAGCCTGGTCACCCTCTCGCTGACGTTCACGGTGTTACTGGCACCGGCGGAGGCGTTGCCGGAGATGTAGCGGACGAGGTTGCCGACGAGCTCGGCCCGGATGCCCTCCATGCGCTTCACCTGCTTGGCGCTGAGGAGCTCCACGATGCACACCTTGCGCATCTGGCGCCAGTGGTCGCCGTAGGGGGTGAAGGCgaagccctcgccgccgcaggtCAGGATGTCCATGGTTGGGATGGTCGGCCGGCTGGAGAACTTGAGGTCGTTGGTCTTCACCACGAGCGCCACGGCGTCGGCGCTCGAGACCACCACGGTTGGGACCTCGCCCAGCCGTAGGAACATCAGTGGCCCGTGCCGCTGAGACAGCGCCATGAAAGTGCGGTGTGGGAGGACGCCCATGAGGTGGTGGAGGCTGCCGATGATCGGGAGAGTCCATGGTCCAGGGGGCAGCAGCTGCTTCTTGGGCTTGTTCTTGCGGCCGGAGAGCTTGCGGAGAAACCAAAGGGCAAGTAGCGTGGATAGGGCTATGAGACACAAGCTTAACCATCCCACCATGGCAGGCAGCTTGGCAAGAGTGTGCTGCTAACGAAATTGTTGGCTCTTGTATGTTTTGGGGAGACGtgacatatatatgtatgtatgcaaCGATGGCCTCGAATTGGAAACTTCGTTCGAACTCTGGACCGGCCTCCTGTGCAGAGAATGAAACCAATCTATTTTGACCAAATCATTCTCTAAATTTGTATACTGCTGCTTGCATACGTAGTGGGACAGGAACCGTTGGATATAttaaacggttttgctattggcAAGGTGGTCGTCTGTTCTTTAGTTAGAAATTAATAGACATGTTAGCCATcggattttaatccaacggtAAAGTAAGAGATCTGAAAATGTGAATGACCCTCAGATCTTAACCCAACTGCTCTAAAACGTCGATTGATATTTAAgattcatttttttaaaaacagacgacttagaaatagtcgCACCCAAGAAtaaattctactccctccgtccaacaaaagatgtctcaattttgatcaaatttgaatgcatccatacactaagtcatgtctagatacatctaaatttagACAAACtttagaca contains:
- the LOC100827748 gene encoding ent-kaur-16-ene synthase, chloroplastic isoform X2: MAYVAEGLGNLLDWNAVMKFQRKNGSLFNSPSTTAAVLVHNHDDKALEYLSLLVSEFGGAVPTVYPLNIYCQLSMVDLLEKIGISQHFSNEIKSILDMTYRLWLQRDEEIMLDIATCAMAFRLLRMNGYDVSSDGLSHFAKASTFHNSLHGYLNDRKSILELYKASKVSLSENDLILDNIGYWSGSLLTQKLCSDGDRSRRITIYGETEYALKFPFYATLERLDHKRNIEHFDAQGSHMLKTEYSPCPVNQELLSLATADFTFSQSIYQDELLDLDSWVKENMLDQLQFARQKLTYCYLSAAATIFPPELSDARISWAKNGVLTTVVDDFFDVGGSKEELENLIALVEKWHEHHEDEFYSEQVKIVFSALYTTVNQLGSMASAVQNRCVTNHLIEVWLQLLRSMMTEAEWQRSQYVPTMEEYMMNGVVSFALGPIVLPALYFVGEKLLDSVVKDQEYSELFRLMSTCGRFLNDSQGFEREGSEGKLNSVSLLVLHSGGSMSIEASKEAIQKSIVTSRRDLLRLVLKEDTVVPKPCKELFWKMCKILNVFYFQTDGFSSPKEMASAVNAVIHEPLKLNAMNPPVTVSSE
- the LOC100828060 gene encoding ent-cassadiene C2-hydroxylase; amino-acid sequence: MVGWLSLCLIALSTLLALWFLRKLSGRKNKPKKQLLPPGPWTLPIIGSLHHLMGVLPHRTFMALSQRHGPLMFLRLGEVPTVVVSSADAVALVVKTNDLKFSSRPTIPTMDILTCGGEGFAFTPYGDHWRQMRKVCIVELLSAKQVKRMEGIRAELVGNLVRYISGNASAGASNTVNVSERVTRLSNDVASEAVFGGKFARQREYLQSLDEAMSLLGGFYLVDLFPSSRLVRWLSNGERKMERSYGCMQNLIDDIIVGRKAAKAAGSLAFNANDDDLLNVLLRLQEEDSLPFPLTTKTIGAVLFEIFGAATETTGRLLEWIMSELIRHPEAMAKAQLEVRKVLGEDRAVITNNDLAELHYMRMVIKEVLRLHPPNPLFFRMAREDCKIMGYDVPKNTSVYVNIFAISRDPKYWENPESFQPERFENKNMDYNGTYSEFIPFGAGRRQCPGIQFSSSLTEVALAHFLYHFDWMLPDGATVASFDMSEKFKLTLSRKYDLHLRATPHVWA